Proteins encoded in a region of the Chryseobacterium piperi genome:
- a CDS encoding sensor histidine kinase, with product MNSHWGFLLRFQHVFFFFIFILIIFFTENYFLDAPELIWSVLSVIVLNIGVYYLVYCYLVPHFYLANKYPEFILYALICFLVSSLFRILLEPAVFKMNFNEALSNTKFLYNVYTAQGIVILVASFLGITKDKFLIEQNVADLGEQKEQLYLDLLKSKMNPHFLLNTLNNIYANSFVSSEKTSDSILQLSKLLQYIIYDSGKEKISVAQEFSSIYSLAKLYQLKYDNQLSIDFDVRNEETLDIVEIPPSVFLTLFENALKHSGIGLETDGFIKVAYAIEKRDLLFEIINSITSRSTSEDTGYKGLGNEAIIHILEKYYGGRVDFFSEKIENNRYKTVLKINLNE from the coding sequence ATGAATTCTCATTGGGGGTTTCTATTGAGGTTTCAGCATGTTTTCTTCTTTTTTATCTTTATTTTAATAATTTTTTTCACGGAAAATTACTTCCTCGATGCTCCTGAGTTGATTTGGAGTGTTTTATCTGTAATTGTTTTGAATATTGGAGTTTACTATTTGGTATACTGTTATCTGGTCCCTCATTTTTATTTAGCGAATAAATATCCTGAGTTTATTTTGTATGCGCTGATTTGTTTTTTAGTATCCAGTCTTTTTAGAATTTTGCTTGAGCCTGCTGTTTTTAAAATGAATTTCAATGAAGCCCTTTCCAATACCAAATTTTTATATAATGTTTATACAGCCCAGGGTATTGTAATTCTTGTTGCTTCATTTTTGGGAATTACAAAGGATAAATTTTTGATCGAACAAAATGTTGCCGATTTGGGTGAACAGAAAGAGCAGCTTTATCTGGATCTTTTAAAATCAAAGATGAATCCTCATTTTTTGCTCAATACCCTCAATAACATATATGCCAATAGTTTCGTGTCTTCAGAAAAAACGTCTGACTCTATTTTACAGCTTAGCAAACTTTTACAATATATTATTTATGACAGTGGAAAAGAGAAAATAAGTGTGGCACAAGAATTTTCTTCTATATATTCTCTTGCCAAGCTGTATCAGTTAAAATATGATAATCAGCTCAGTATTGATTTCGATGTCCGAAATGAAGAAACACTTGATATTGTAGAAATTCCTCCTTCTGTTTTTTTAACGCTTTTTGAAAATGCTTTAAAACATTCGGGAATCGGATTAGAGACTGACGGATTTATAAAAGTGGCTTATGCAATTGAAAAGCGGGATCTGCTTTTTGAAATTATTAACTCCATTACCAGTAGGAGTACTTCGGAAGATACTGGTTATAAAGGATTGGGGAATGAAGCGATCATCCATATATTAGAAAAATACTATGGAGGAAGGGTTGATTTTTTTTCTGAAAAGATTGAAAATAACAGGTATAAAACGGTTTTAAAAATTAATTTAAATGAGTAA
- a CDS encoding LytR/AlgR family response regulator transcription factor: MSNLTIVNVDDEYPALQLVKQYCAQIEGVDLQASFQDPVAALEYLKENKVDLVILDINMPGINGVDLLQQLPYKPLCIFITLETQHAVKAFELDVVHYLVKPVDLETFKKAVNKAKDYLQFKNAASHTEEDNFIMFKSNYIMNKVFLKDILWIQGFGEYIILVTVLKKYMILERMSNFEEKFQSFGFIRVHKSYIVLSSHIDSYDVKYVYLKGGDKIPLGRTYKTLLKDYLGK, translated from the coding sequence ATGAGTAATCTGACTATCGTCAATGTAGATGATGAATATCCTGCGTTGCAGCTTGTCAAACAGTATTGTGCACAAATAGAAGGTGTTGATCTCCAGGCATCATTTCAGGACCCTGTAGCTGCTTTGGAATACCTTAAAGAGAATAAAGTAGATCTTGTTATTCTTGATATCAATATGCCTGGAATTAATGGAGTAGACTTACTCCAGCAGCTTCCCTATAAGCCCCTTTGTATTTTTATCACATTGGAAACCCAGCACGCCGTTAAAGCATTTGAGTTGGATGTCGTTCATTATCTTGTGAAACCGGTAGATCTGGAAACCTTTAAAAAAGCAGTCAATAAAGCAAAAGATTATCTGCAGTTTAAGAATGCAGCGAGTCATACCGAAGAAGATAATTTTATCATGTTTAAGTCCAATTATATCATGAATAAAGTTTTTCTTAAAGATATTTTATGGATACAAGGCTTTGGAGAATATATTATTTTAGTCACTGTTTTGAAAAAATATATGATCCTGGAGAGGATGTCTAATTTTGAAGAAAAGTTTCAGTCTTTTGGATTTATCAGGGTTCATAAATCCTATATCGTATTATCTTCTCACATTGATTCTTATGATGTGAAATATGTGTACTTAAAAGGCGGAGATAAAATTCCGTTGGGAAGAACGTACAAAACCTTATTAAAAGATTATTTAGGTAAATAA
- a CDS encoding M1 family metallopeptidase, translated as MKLKVTVLSVFTCVGLTAQNIQNNPGSNHGNKFEQLGTILPTPNIYRTASGSPGHGYWQNRADYNISAYLDEDKRNLKGSETITYYNNSPDDLDYIWLQLDENQGSTLNKADYATSTTLPKISTDQQLKTTDLPVKDNGYGVHLEKVTDESGTPLHYTVNKTMMRIDLPKVLKKGEKLVFKVDWNYNIPNRIKMGGRGGYENFPEDGNDLYTMTQWYPRMCVYSDFQGWQNHQFTGRGEFALVFGNFKVSMNVPADHIVGGTGECKNYDQVLTSDQLSRYRKAESANEPIEIVTLEEAKKAEKNHSKQRKTWTFEANDVRDFAWTASRKFVWDGMRVVIPENNNKVMAMSFYPKEAYALYRKLSTKAVAHTIKTYSEFTIPYPYPVAQSVEAANGMEYPMICFNYGRTEKDGTYSEGTKNGMIGVVIHEVGHNFFPMIINSDERQWSWMDEGLNTFTEYLTEEKWDNKFPSKRGPAWTIVDYMKLPKDQLEPIMSNSENIVQFGPNAYSKPATGLNILRETIMGRELFDKAYKTYAKRWAFKHPEPADFFRTMEDASGEDLDWFWRGWFYGTDPVDIAIDKVSIASADLDTVPTPKEVKYNVDKPLKNDFEDISKIRNKEDKNITFYVDKDKEAQDFYYRYDRGQEKVDNNKEYSTKTENMTALDKKDKEKFKNMTAYQIDFLNKGGLVMPIILEFTFEDGSKLYDKSSAQIWRLNEQKVSKTYYFDKKIKSIQLDPMRETADIDTSNNYWSNDGSSSGSSKFQVFKQKQQEAVRGGANGKINPMQAAGKNK; from the coding sequence ATGAAACTAAAAGTAACTGTACTTTCTGTATTTACTTGTGTAGGTCTAACTGCTCAAAATATTCAAAATAATCCGGGAAGCAATCATGGAAACAAGTTTGAACAATTAGGAACTATTTTACCTACTCCCAATATATATAGGACAGCATCGGGATCGCCTGGACATGGTTACTGGCAAAACAGAGCAGATTATAACATTTCCGCTTACCTAGATGAAGATAAAAGAAACTTAAAGGGATCAGAAACAATTACTTATTACAATAATTCACCGGATGATCTGGATTACATCTGGTTACAGCTTGATGAAAATCAAGGATCTACTTTAAATAAAGCAGATTATGCAACTTCTACAACTCTTCCTAAAATTTCAACTGACCAACAGTTAAAAACCACTGATCTACCGGTAAAAGATAATGGATATGGAGTACATCTTGAAAAAGTAACTGATGAATCAGGAACTCCTTTACATTACACCGTTAATAAAACGATGATGCGCATTGATCTTCCTAAAGTTCTAAAAAAAGGAGAGAAATTAGTTTTCAAAGTTGACTGGAATTACAATATTCCTAACAGAATAAAAATGGGTGGCCGTGGCGGTTACGAAAACTTTCCTGAAGATGGAAATGACCTTTATACAATGACCCAATGGTACCCCAGAATGTGTGTTTACAGTGATTTCCAAGGATGGCAAAATCACCAGTTTACAGGCAGAGGTGAATTCGCTTTAGTTTTTGGTAATTTCAAAGTATCTATGAATGTTCCTGCAGATCATATCGTAGGAGGAACAGGAGAATGTAAAAATTATGACCAGGTTTTAACCTCTGATCAGTTGTCAAGATACAGAAAAGCTGAAAGCGCTAATGAACCGATAGAAATCGTAACATTGGAAGAAGCTAAAAAAGCAGAGAAAAACCATTCGAAGCAAAGAAAAACCTGGACTTTCGAGGCGAATGATGTAAGGGACTTCGCATGGACCGCATCAAGAAAGTTTGTTTGGGACGGAATGCGTGTTGTCATTCCAGAAAACAACAATAAAGTAATGGCGATGAGCTTTTACCCTAAAGAAGCTTATGCCCTATACAGAAAGCTCTCTACAAAAGCCGTTGCACATACCATAAAAACCTATTCTGAATTTACCATTCCTTATCCATATCCGGTTGCACAATCTGTAGAGGCAGCCAATGGAATGGAATATCCAATGATTTGTTTCAACTATGGAAGAACAGAGAAAGACGGAACGTATTCGGAAGGGACCAAAAACGGAATGATCGGAGTAGTCATTCATGAGGTAGGACATAATTTCTTTCCGATGATTATCAATTCAGACGAGAGACAATGGAGCTGGATGGATGAAGGTTTAAATACGTTCACAGAATACCTTACAGAAGAAAAATGGGACAATAAGTTTCCATCGAAACGCGGACCGGCATGGACTATTGTGGATTACATGAAGCTACCAAAAGACCAACTGGAGCCTATTATGAGCAATTCTGAAAATATTGTTCAATTTGGACCCAATGCTTATTCAAAACCGGCAACGGGGCTAAACATTCTTCGTGAAACCATCATGGGAAGAGAACTTTTTGATAAAGCTTATAAAACATATGCCAAGAGATGGGCCTTCAAACATCCTGAACCTGCAGATTTCTTCCGAACTATGGAGGATGCCAGCGGCGAAGATCTGGACTGGTTCTGGAGAGGCTGGTTTTATGGTACCGATCCGGTAGATATAGCCATTGATAAAGTCAGTATTGCTAGTGCCGATTTAGATACGGTTCCAACCCCTAAAGAAGTAAAATACAATGTAGATAAGCCTCTGAAAAATGATTTTGAAGACATTTCAAAAATCAGAAATAAAGAAGATAAGAACATTACATTTTATGTAGACAAAGACAAGGAAGCTCAGGATTTTTACTACCGTTATGATAGAGGCCAGGAAAAAGTAGACAACAATAAAGAGTACTCTACTAAAACTGAAAACATGACCGCTCTTGATAAAAAAGATAAAGAAAAATTCAAAAATATGACCGCCTATCAGATTGACTTCTTAAACAAAGGAGGGCTGGTAATGCCTATTATCCTTGAATTTACTTTCGAAGACGGTTCTAAACTATACGACAAATCTTCTGCTCAGATCTGGAGACTTAACGAACAAAAAGTATCTAAAACATATTATTTTGATAAAAAAATCAAATCGATTCAGCTGGATCCCATGAGAGAAACTGCTGACATTGACACTTCAAACAACTACTGGAGTAATGACGGATCCTCTTCCGGATCTTCAAAATTCCAGGTGTTTAAACAGAAACAACAGGAAGCAGTCAGAGGCGGTGCCAATGGAAAAATAAATCCAATGCAGGCAGCAGGAAAAAATAAATAA
- a CDS encoding HupE/UreJ family protein has product MQDFLFYLKLGWEHIISLDALDHQLFVLALIAVYSYKDLKKILILVTAFTIGHSITLALSILDIVRVPSNWVEFLIPLTIVLTALGNILMKNKKQALDKTNYYLALIFGLIHGMGFANTARVMIAKSQSIAIPLLGFNIGLEVGQIIIVFAILILLFIALTIFKVNKKDWILFVSSGVFALALKMTLERIPF; this is encoded by the coding sequence ATGCAAGACTTTTTATTCTATTTAAAGCTGGGTTGGGAACATATTATTTCTCTGGATGCATTAGATCATCAGCTTTTCGTTTTGGCATTAATTGCCGTTTATTCATATAAAGATTTAAAGAAAATCCTGATCCTGGTTACAGCGTTTACTATTGGACATTCTATTACCCTAGCATTAAGTATCCTAGACATTGTAAGGGTTCCATCAAATTGGGTCGAATTTTTAATTCCATTGACTATAGTGCTTACTGCACTGGGAAATATTCTTATGAAAAATAAAAAGCAGGCCCTGGACAAAACGAATTACTATCTGGCACTAATTTTCGGATTAATTCATGGAATGGGATTCGCCAACACCGCAAGGGTCATGATTGCAAAAAGTCAAAGTATAGCAATTCCGCTTTTAGGTTTTAATATTGGATTAGAAGTCGGCCAAATCATTATTGTTTTCGCTATTTTGATATTACTTTTTATAGCCTTAACTATTTTCAAGGTCAACAAGAAAGACTGGATATTATTTGTTTCTTCTGGAGTTTTTGCATTAGCCTTGAAAATGACTTTAGAAAGAATTCCATTTTAA
- a CDS encoding DUF6702 family protein, whose translation MKSLWLFLLPVIFLFSFTRIKHPYHVGSVEINYNSKSKTFEITGRFFLDDLENALTKKYGKPFHFNDEKYKAQLNVALKNYSAEYFKLKADNRFLKINYVGYEEDSESVNVFLESESVSSPKKLESAVSFLYNLFDDQINIVHMIVNGNRKSEKLSYPNRYVYQQF comes from the coding sequence ATGAAGAGTTTGTGGCTGTTTTTACTTCCTGTTATTTTTTTGTTTTCTTTTACTAGAATCAAGCATCCTTATCACGTGGGTTCTGTAGAAATCAATTATAATTCGAAGTCAAAGACTTTTGAAATTACAGGGCGTTTTTTTCTTGATGATTTAGAAAATGCTTTGACTAAGAAGTATGGGAAACCGTTTCATTTTAATGATGAGAAATACAAAGCTCAGCTTAATGTGGCACTTAAAAATTACAGCGCCGAATACTTTAAATTAAAAGCAGACAATCGTTTTTTAAAGATCAATTATGTTGGATATGAAGAAGACAGTGAATCTGTAAATGTTTTCCTGGAATCTGAATCTGTGAGTAGTCCTAAAAAATTAGAATCTGCGGTTAGTTTTCTTTATAATTTATTTGATGACCAAATTAACATTGTGCATATGATCGTTAATGGAAATCGCAAAAGTGAAAAGCTAAGTTATCCTAATCGATATGTGTACCAGCAGTTTTAA